The following coding sequences lie in one Sedimentibacter sp. MB35-C1 genomic window:
- a CDS encoding ABC transporter permease produces MKSDTITRIIKAKLNQLKMNIYLLKKNALTKFAMYAVVVLCLIGIIAPIVLPKDIHVNQDANPQESLLAPSANHLFGTDELGRDVFKRVLLGTSISLKTSIFAVGIAILIGVPIGAIAGYFGGFIDELLMRFTDIFLGFPSLLLAIVISAFLGPNLNNATLAIALSWWPWYTRIVRGQAVSLKERQFVKAAQAMGAPSGSIVIKHIIPNCIAPIIVQASMDIGGVILTIASLSFLGLGAQAPVPEWGLMVSTSRNYFLNAWWYSIFPGLAIFFTVLIFNLLGDGLREILDPRTRKN; encoded by the coding sequence ATGAAAAGCGATACAATAACAAGGATAATTAAAGCGAAATTAAACCAGCTGAAAATGAACATATACCTGCTTAAGAAGAACGCACTAACCAAGTTTGCCATGTATGCGGTAGTCGTTCTTTGCCTAATAGGAATCATTGCTCCGATAGTTCTTCCAAAGGATATACATGTAAACCAGGATGCTAATCCGCAGGAAAGTCTGCTGGCACCGTCTGCAAATCATTTGTTCGGAACGGATGAGCTGGGAAGAGATGTTTTTAAACGAGTATTGCTTGGTACAAGCATATCATTGAAAACATCAATATTTGCAGTAGGTATTGCCATACTTATAGGAGTTCCCATAGGAGCTATCGCAGGTTATTTCGGAGGTTTTATTGATGAACTTTTAATGAGATTTACGGATATATTTTTAGGTTTTCCATCACTGCTTTTGGCTATTGTTATATCAGCATTTTTGGGACCTAACTTAAACAATGCAACACTAGCAATCGCATTGTCATGGTGGCCGTGGTATACGCGTATTGTAAGGGGACAAGCTGTGTCTCTGAAAGAAAGGCAGTTTGTCAAGGCTGCACAAGCAATGGGCGCTCCATCAGGTAGTATTGTAATCAAGCATATTATTCCGAACTGCATAGCTCCGATTATTGTACAGGCGTCAATGGACATAGGCGGAGTAATACTTACAATTGCATCCTTAAGTTTTTTAGGGCTTGGAGCTCAGGCGCCTGTGCCTGAATGGGGACTTATGGTAAGTACAAGCAGAAACTATTTTTTAAACGCTTGGTGGTACAGTATATTCCCTGGACTTGCAATATTTTTTACAGTGCTTATATTT
- a CDS encoding response regulator transcription factor, with amino-acid sequence MKNILVIEDDERVSDVICAYLEKEGYHVFLKSRGLEGIELARKNDISLIILDLMLPDICGEEVCKIIREKSDVHIFMLTAKGSIEEKIDGLNIGADEYLVKPFSPRELTARVNALFRRLDKDNNGESFYDDGNLKINYGKRIASVNGKEIWLTPNEFNILHLLAANRGNVLSREQIISKIFGLDFNGYDRTIDVHIKNLRKKIEEDTKKPKYIITVTKVGYKFSGEY; translated from the coding sequence ATGAAAAATATATTAGTGATAGAAGATGACGAAAGAGTTTCTGATGTTATCTGTGCGTATTTGGAAAAAGAAGGATATCATGTGTTCTTGAAATCCAGAGGATTAGAAGGAATAGAGCTTGCAAGAAAAAATGATATCAGTTTAATAATACTGGATTTGATGCTTCCTGACATTTGTGGGGAAGAAGTGTGTAAAATAATAAGGGAAAAATCTGATGTTCATATATTCATGCTTACTGCAAAAGGGTCTATTGAGGAAAAAATAGATGGATTAAATATAGGAGCTGACGAATACTTGGTAAAGCCGTTCAGCCCAAGGGAGCTTACTGCAAGAGTAAATGCATTATTTAGGAGGCTTGATAAGGATAATAACGGTGAGTCTTTTTATGATGACGGAAATTTAAAAATAAATTATGGCAAAAGAATAGCCAGTGTCAATGGAAAGGAAATTTGGCTTACTCCAAATGAATTCAATATATTGCATCTTTTAGCTGCTAACAGGGGGAATGTGTTATCTAGGGAGCAGATAATTAGCAAAATTTTTGGGTTGGATTTTAATGGATATGATAGGACGATAGATGTTCATATAAAAAATCTTCGAAAAAAAATTGAAGAAGATACTAAAAAACCTAAGTATATAATTACCGTTACAAAAGTCGGATATAAATTTAGCGGTGAATACTGA
- a CDS encoding ABC transporter permease: MSKYIFKRVLLGILVLAGVVTITFFLTRVLPSNPAAQWVGPRATQEQIDAATVELGLDKPLLVQYKNYITDLMHGNLGMSLRTKQSVLSELKTYIPPTLELVLISTILAVIIGIPLGLYSAKKKDKLLDHFCRFFSVGAVSLPTFWVALFLQLIFYRWLELLPLGGQLDAKLKLLYSIPKITGLLTLDTLISGNMTLYVDALKHIILPAITISLYPIGLVARMTRSALLEILGEDYIKAARSYGLKENLILWKYALKNSLGTTATVLALSVGYTLVNTFLVEAIFNWPGIGNYISTAVMSMDFPAIIGVTLFSACSYIVLNLLADIIIAIDPRIRV; the protein is encoded by the coding sequence TTGAGTAAATATATATTTAAGCGTGTTCTATTGGGAATATTGGTTTTGGCGGGAGTAGTTACAATTACTTTTTTTCTTACAAGGGTTTTGCCGTCAAATCCTGCAGCTCAATGGGTGGGTCCCAGAGCAACACAAGAGCAAATTGATGCAGCAACAGTCGAGCTTGGTTTAGATAAGCCTCTTCTGGTGCAGTATAAAAATTATATTACTGACCTGATGCATGGAAATTTAGGGATGTCTTTAAGAACAAAGCAATCAGTTTTAAGCGAATTAAAGACATATATTCCTCCGACACTTGAGCTTGTGCTGATATCGACAATACTTGCCGTAATTATCGGAATACCGCTGGGATTATATTCTGCAAAGAAAAAGGATAAGCTGTTGGATCACTTCTGCAGGTTCTTTTCTGTTGGAGCTGTATCTCTTCCAACATTTTGGGTTGCTTTATTTTTGCAGCTTATTTTTTACAGATGGCTGGAACTGTTGCCCCTAGGCGGGCAATTAGATGCAAAATTGAAGCTCTTATACAGTATTCCCAAGATAACGGGACTTTTAACTTTAGATACATTAATTTCAGGAAACATGACGCTGTATGTTGACGCTCTTAAACATATAATTCTTCCTGCTATAACTATTTCCTTATATCCCATAGGTCTTGTTGCAAGAATGACACGTTCAGCTTTGCTTGAAATACTTGGCGAAGATTACATAAAGGCAGCGAGATCATACGGGTTGAAAGAAAATTTAATTTTGTGGAAATACGCTTTAAAAAATTCTCTCGGAACTACAGCAACTGTGCTTGCTTTGTCAGTGGGATATACTTTGGTTAACACTTTTCTGGTAGAAGCTATATTTAACTGGCCCGGTATTGGAAATTATATTTCGACGGCGGTTATGTCCATGGACTTCCCTGCAATTATCGGAGTTACGCTTTTTTCTGCGTGTTCATATATAGTGTTGAACCTTCTCGCTGACATTATTATAGCAATAGACCCGAGAATAAGAGTATAG
- a CDS encoding LysM peptidoglycan-binding domain-containing protein — MVIYVVQRGDVLWRIADHYNVDIDSIIEANALPNPDVLLVGQSLIIPTEENIYNVRAGDSAWKIAQRHGISVQDLLWENEIMNPNNLYIGQLLTIPEKKKPEIEVNAFTYTLGDMAVPVIGEVGEMLTYLSPFAYLVKEDGSLVPIDDEAAIGEAIANGIVPVMAIVNFTVNVAGRNVAKNVLNNPEIVNTLQENIINTMKDKGYQGLNIDFEYVLPEDREAYNKFLESTVNRLHDEGFFVSTSLAPKTSADQKGLLYEAHDYLEHGKLADFVVLMTYEWGWRGGQPRAISPINEIEKVLDYAVTVIPKDKILMGFQIYARDWEVPFLPGKEAETISVEEAMNRAYAHNAQIQYDYMAQSPFFRYTDDEGNAHEVWFEDARSAQAKFDTAKEYGLKGISYWGLGFPFRQNWVLLEDNFDIKKL; from the coding sequence ATGGTCATATATGTTGTGCAGAGAGGGGATGTATTGTGGAGGATAGCAGATCATTACAATGTTGATATTGATTCCATAATTGAGGCAAATGCTCTGCCTAATCCAGATGTTCTCCTCGTAGGGCAGTCGCTCATAATACCTACAGAAGAAAATATATATAATGTTAGAGCAGGGGACAGCGCGTGGAAGATAGCTCAAAGGCATGGTATATCAGTTCAAGATCTTTTGTGGGAAAATGAAATTATGAATCCGAATAATTTATACATAGGGCAGTTATTGACAATTCCGGAGAAGAAAAAGCCTGAAATTGAGGTTAATGCATTTACTTATACTTTAGGGGATATGGCTGTGCCTGTTATAGGTGAAGTCGGCGAAATGCTTACATATCTCAGTCCATTTGCATATCTAGTAAAAGAAGATGGAAGTTTGGTGCCGATAGATGATGAAGCTGCCATAGGTGAGGCCATAGCTAATGGCATTGTCCCGGTTATGGCAATTGTTAATTTTACTGTTAATGTGGCAGGTAGAAATGTAGCAAAAAATGTGCTTAACAATCCTGAAATTGTAAACACACTTCAGGAAAATATTATTAACACCATGAAAGATAAGGGATACCAAGGATTAAACATTGATTTTGAGTATGTTTTACCTGAAGACCGTGAAGCATATAATAAGTTTCTTGAAAGTACAGTTAACAGACTGCACGATGAAGGTTTTTTTGTTTCAACATCATTAGCACCAAAAACAAGTGCTGATCAAAAAGGTCTTTTATATGAAGCACATGATTATTTGGAGCACGGGAAATTGGCGGATTTTGTAGTTTTAATGACTTATGAGTGGGGATGGAGAGGCGGTCAGCCCAGAGCCATATCTCCAATAAATGAAATTGAAAAGGTCTTAGATTATGCTGTAACGGTTATTCCAAAAGATAAAATACTTATGGGATTCCAAATTTACGCGCGAGATTGGGAAGTGCCTTTTTTGCCCGGTAAAGAGGCTGAAACAATCAGTGTTGAGGAAGCAATGAATAGGGCATATGCTCATAATGCGCAGATACAATATGATTATATGGCTCAATCGCCGTTTTTTCGTTATACTGACGATGAAGGAAATGCGCATGAAGTTTGGTTCGAGGACGCAAGAAGCGCTCAGGCAAAATTTGATACAGCAAAGGAATATGGATTAAAAGGTATAAGCTACTGGGGACTCGGGTTTCCATTTAGACAAAACTGGGTATTGCTTGAAGACAATTTTGATATTAAAAAGCTGTAA
- a CDS encoding DUF917 domain-containing protein: MKVLNLKDIEDILVGCTILGTGGGGSLEEGLEAVRTAFSQGYEFKLLDFCEISEEKYYINPYFCGSVSPNEEKKELSNELVLAVNALEKYMNVEFDGVVSIEYGGGNTGQAMAAAAEMGKYIVDCDAAGRAVPELQFSTYFVTGKPIYPFSVATQFGDIGIFPKVRDDARAEALSRFMAVGSEGSVGMADHPIKGNLLKESVIPSALSYAGKVGKAQREAMENGLDPVEEIISAAEGYFLFEGVVSDAQWKIVDGFTVGTVDINGIENFENDKFRIWYKNENMISWKNDAPYITCPDLICVVENSTGYPITNPNCKIGDKVAVLGFEAHNLWKTEKGLSILNPRFFGFDMDCRYIKNNL, from the coding sequence ATGAAAGTATTGAATTTAAAAGACATTGAAGACATACTTGTTGGGTGCACAATACTTGGAACTGGTGGAGGCGGTTCTTTGGAAGAGGGATTGGAGGCAGTAAGGACTGCATTTAGTCAGGGATACGAATTTAAGCTCCTGGATTTTTGTGAAATAAGTGAAGAAAAATATTACATAAATCCATATTTTTGTGGAAGTGTTAGTCCCAATGAGGAAAAAAAAGAGCTTTCAAATGAATTGGTCTTGGCTGTTAATGCTCTGGAAAAATATATGAATGTAGAATTCGACGGCGTAGTTTCTATAGAATACGGCGGAGGAAATACGGGACAGGCTATGGCGGCAGCTGCAGAAATGGGAAAATATATTGTTGATTGCGATGCTGCCGGACGAGCAGTTCCGGAGCTTCAATTTTCCACTTACTTCGTCACGGGTAAGCCCATATATCCATTTTCGGTTGCCACACAGTTCGGAGATATAGGGATATTTCCAAAAGTAAGGGATGATGCAAGAGCAGAGGCTTTATCCAGATTTATGGCTGTAGGTTCCGAAGGTTCTGTTGGTATGGCAGATCATCCTATAAAAGGGAATTTGCTTAAAGAATCAGTAATACCTAGTGCCTTAAGCTATGCAGGAAAAGTTGGAAAAGCTCAAAGAGAAGCTATGGAAAATGGGCTTGATCCTGTTGAAGAAATTATTTCAGCTGCTGAAGGATACTTTTTATTTGAAGGAGTTGTATCAGACGCTCAGTGGAAAATAGTAGACGGATTTACGGTAGGTACAGTTGACATAAACGGAATCGAAAATTTTGAAAATGATAAATTTAGGATATGGTACAAAAATGAAAACATGATTTCGTGGAAAAATGATGCACCGTATATTACTTGTCCTGACTTGATCTGCGTGGTAGAGAATTCAACGGGATACCCCATAACAAATCCAAATTGCAAAATTGGCGATAAAGTTGCGGTGCTAGGCTTTGAAGCTCATAATTTATGGAAAACCGAAAAAGGACTTAGTATTTTAAATCCTAGGTTTTTTGGCTTTGACATGGATTGTAGGTATATAAAAAATAATTTATAA
- a CDS encoding cell wall metabolism sensor histidine kinase WalK, with protein sequence MTTIRKKISIILFLCSFAAIVLIMLFINLTIKGIFKEYMADVQNKRYERIVSYLEEAYKKDGKWSEYSGIELMHEAYMSNYILTLYDERNTLVWGMNPMDIKNEINLKHMKVQDEGVYTTKKFGLEYNDEIVGYVEIGQYAPLLITEEDVLFQTSVNKSIIASGVLTLIIITAASLYLSKQFSDPIKEVAGMSVNLSKGHFEEKASIQTDIEEIRDLRNSINILADKLNKQDMIRKRLISDINHEIRTPLNVMQNNFEAMIDGVFPVTQARLNKLNDEIIRFGKLLNNLEKLKEFETESLKLNFYAIELFGLIESLYDDFLMESEKKHISIDLIKERDTNYFILGDSDRLKQVFINLVNNAIKFSEKNGKISINVYAKGKKIFVEVADNGIGIKTEDLPFIFERLYRGDKSRHETEGSGIGLTIVKNILTLHSGSIEVESEENNGTKFILCFNALD encoded by the coding sequence ATGACTACAATAAGAAAAAAAATTAGTATAATATTATTCTTGTGTTCTTTTGCAGCAATTGTTCTCATAATGCTGTTTATTAATTTAACGATTAAAGGTATATTTAAAGAATATATGGCCGATGTGCAAAATAAAAGATATGAAAGGATAGTTTCATATTTGGAGGAAGCATATAAAAAGGACGGAAAATGGAGTGAATATTCCGGAATAGAGCTTATGCACGAGGCTTACATGAGCAACTATATTTTGACACTGTATGATGAAAGAAATACTTTGGTTTGGGGAATGAATCCCATGGACATAAAAAATGAAATAAATCTTAAGCATATGAAGGTGCAGGATGAAGGTGTGTATACAACAAAGAAATTTGGGCTTGAATACAACGATGAAATAGTGGGATATGTAGAGATAGGGCAGTATGCACCTCTCCTCATAACAGAGGAGGATGTTCTTTTTCAAACATCAGTCAATAAAAGTATCATTGCAAGTGGTGTATTAACTTTAATTATTATAACTGCAGCAAGTTTATACCTGTCCAAACAGTTTTCAGACCCTATAAAAGAAGTTGCCGGTATGTCCGTCAACCTTTCAAAAGGTCACTTCGAAGAAAAAGCGAGTATTCAGACAGACATAGAAGAAATAAGGGATCTAAGGAATAGCATCAATATTCTTGCTGATAAACTTAATAAGCAGGATATGATAAGAAAAAGGCTTATATCAGATATAAATCATGAAATCAGGACGCCCCTGAATGTTATGCAAAATAATTTTGAAGCTATGATTGACGGGGTTTTTCCTGTTACACAGGCGAGGCTGAACAAACTTAATGATGAAATTATACGCTTTGGAAAACTTTTAAACAATTTAGAGAAACTTAAAGAATTTGAAACAGAAAGTCTCAAGCTGAATTTTTATGCCATAGAACTTTTTGGGCTTATAGAAAGCTTATATGATGATTTTCTCATGGAATCTGAAAAAAAACATATTTCAATTGACTTGATAAAGGAAAGAGACACAAATTATTTCATATTAGGGGATTCAGACAGATTAAAGCAGGTGTTTATTAATTTAGTAAATAACGCGATAAAGTTTTCAGAAAAAAACGGAAAAATATCCATAAATGTATATGCAAAAGGTAAAAAAATATTTGTTGAGGTAGCAGATAACGGAATAGGAATAAAGACAGAAGATCTGCCTTTTATATTTGAGCGTCTGTACAGAGGTGATAAGAGCAGGCACGAAACAGAAGGTTCAGGTATTGGGCTAACAATTGTCAAAAATATATTAACTCTGCACTCTGGGTCAATTGAAGTAGAAAGTGAAGAGAATAATGGAACAAAGTTCATTCTTTGCTTTAACGCATTAGATTAG
- a CDS encoding PucR family transcriptional regulator, whose amino-acid sequence MSVTIHNLLSIDLFKDAKIAAGSSGLNNEIGRINFIDCPFPDDIRSSGLINKGDLFINSFYIAGDDEDMLFDFINAYIDCKCSGTFIITEYIKKLPQKIEDLCNMHNFPVVFIDPDIPYAEIIKTTMEMILSDKSETIFEMKIERILSNNVSKKTIIDTAHEIIKNFRSNYVSLYVSPDDFSGVKKQMSVATIKNINAIEPVTYKKGMFLIINLDKLSLLPSYIEQSESILKNFFSRYNIGISNTFNEVENFNICLRQSLLSYEISKILEGNTVYYKDISLYKILYPLKNSDVLMDFYSDVIEPLTKDVSNDKNELINTIEAYLNCDGDFKKTAALINQHENTVRYRISKAKRLLNLENNNFKFIEQVSIALKIKNILRL is encoded by the coding sequence ATGTCAGTTACCATACATAATTTACTATCAATAGATTTGTTTAAAGATGCAAAAATTGCTGCCGGAAGCAGTGGTTTAAATAATGAGATAGGAAGAATCAATTTTATAGACTGTCCCTTTCCTGATGACATCAGAAGCAGCGGACTGATAAATAAAGGAGATCTTTTTATTAACAGCTTTTATATTGCAGGAGACGACGAAGATATGCTGTTTGATTTTATAAATGCATACATTGACTGCAAATGCTCCGGAACGTTTATCATTACCGAATATATAAAAAAACTTCCTCAAAAAATAGAAGATCTTTGCAATATGCATAATTTCCCTGTTGTTTTTATTGATCCTGATATTCCATATGCGGAAATAATCAAAACAACAATGGAAATGATTCTTTCTGACAAATCAGAAACAATTTTTGAAATGAAAATAGAGAGGATTTTATCAAATAATGTAAGTAAAAAGACAATAATAGACACTGCCCATGAAATAATAAAAAATTTCAGAAGCAATTATGTTTCCTTATATGTAAGTCCGGACGATTTTTCTGGAGTAAAAAAACAGATGAGTGTTGCAACAATAAAAAATATAAATGCAATTGAACCTGTAACATATAAAAAAGGAATGTTTTTGATAATTAATCTTGATAAGTTGTCTTTACTACCGTCATATATCGAACAATCAGAATCAATATTAAAAAATTTTTTTAGCAGATATAATATAGGCATAAGCAACACATTCAACGAAGTCGAAAACTTTAATATATGTCTGAGACAGTCTCTTCTGTCTTATGAAATATCAAAAATATTAGAAGGAAATACTGTATATTACAAGGATATAAGCCTTTATAAAATATTATATCCTTTAAAAAATTCAGATGTTTTGATGGATTTTTATTCGGATGTTATAGAACCGCTGACAAAAGATGTCAGCAACGATAAAAATGAATTAATAAATACTATTGAGGCATATTTAAATTGCGACGGTGATTTTAAAAAAACAGCCGCTTTGATAAACCAGCATGAAAATACCGTGAGATACAGAATTTCAAAGGCAAAACGACTGCTTAACCTTGAGAATAACAATTTTAAATTTATTGAACAGGTTTCAATAGCTCTGAAAATAAAAAATATATTAAGATTGTAA
- the purD gene encoding phosphoribosylamine--glycine ligase: protein MNILVVGSGAREHALCWKLKQSGKATKIYCAPGNAGISQIARCVDIKADNLDKITEFAVSNGIDLTVIGPEGPLCEGLTDMLEQRNIKVFGPCKKGAKLEASKSYSKEFMKKYNIPTAGYEVFTDAEAAIKGLSKFRVPIVVKADGLAAGKGVVICSTKEEAEESIKSMMNDKQFGEAGDTVVIEEFLDGTEASLLCFVDGNSIIPMESARDYKKAYDFDKGLNTGGMGCFSPNTIYTEELKGYISENILKRTMEGLKQEKLDFKGVLFIGLMVKEGKAKVLEYNTRFGDPETEVVLPRLESDLVEIMLKCIDGNLTEQDLQWSSDKCVTVVLASGGYPESYEKGKQITGLNDMDDSIVIFHGGTRAEDGKVFTDGGRVMAVTAMGKTLDDARKIVYENILKIKFEKMQFRSDIAK, encoded by the coding sequence ATGAATATACTGGTTGTTGGAAGCGGTGCAAGAGAACATGCATTGTGCTGGAAATTAAAACAAAGCGGCAAAGCAACAAAGATTTACTGTGCTCCGGGCAACGCAGGTATTTCTCAAATTGCCCGATGTGTTGATATAAAAGCTGATAATTTGGATAAAATTACTGAATTTGCAGTTTCAAACGGGATTGATCTGACTGTTATAGGACCGGAAGGGCCGTTGTGTGAAGGTCTTACGGACATGCTCGAGCAAAGGAACATCAAAGTGTTCGGCCCCTGCAAAAAAGGAGCAAAACTAGAGGCAAGCAAATCATATTCAAAGGAATTTATGAAAAAATATAATATTCCCACTGCCGGATACGAAGTATTTACTGATGCTGAAGCAGCAATAAAAGGGCTTTCAAAATTCAGAGTTCCTATTGTAGTTAAGGCTGATGGATTGGCGGCAGGCAAGGGAGTAGTTATTTGCAGCACTAAGGAAGAAGCCGAAGAGTCTATTAAAAGTATGATGAATGACAAGCAGTTCGGTGAAGCCGGTGATACGGTTGTCATTGAAGAATTCCTTGACGGAACTGAGGCATCGCTGCTATGCTTTGTGGACGGAAATTCAATAATACCTATGGAGAGTGCAAGAGACTATAAAAAGGCGTATGATTTTGACAAAGGCCTTAATACAGGCGGGATGGGATGCTTTTCCCCAAACACAATTTACACCGAAGAGCTGAAAGGTTATATATCAGAAAATATACTTAAAAGAACTATGGAAGGGCTTAAACAGGAAAAACTGGATTTCAAAGGAGTGCTGTTCATCGGTCTTATGGTTAAAGAAGGCAAAGCTAAGGTTTTGGAATACAATACGCGCTTTGGAGACCCGGAAACAGAGGTTGTGCTCCCAAGATTAGAATCCGACTTGGTTGAAATTATGCTAAAATGCATCGACGGAAATTTGACTGAGCAGGATTTGCAATGGAGTAGCGACAAATGTGTAACGGTTGTTCTTGCATCAGGTGGATATCCGGAAAGCTATGAAAAAGGCAAGCAGATTACGGGCTTGAATGATATGGATGACAGTATTGTGATTTTCCACGGCGGAACAAGGGCTGAGGATGGAAAGGTTTTTACTGACGGCGGCAGGGTGATGGCGGTAACAGCTATGGGAAAAACCCTTGATGATGCAAGAAAAATAGTTTATGAAAATATATTAAAAATTAAATTTGAAAAAATGCAGTTTAGAAGTGATATAGCAAAATAG
- a CDS encoding ABC transporter substrate-binding protein translates to MKKKLSIILAILMLLTTITACGTNGDGTSNQQGKNDEMDVLYYAYNSIPILTWDPSIEFSNGIVVLNNVYEQLLRFNAETKEYENVLATDYSKSEDGMVWTFKLREGVTFHDGTPFNAEAVKYSIERTKKIGQGAAFIWDPVKEIKIVDEYTVDFVLSHPAPMDVITSCPYASFMMSPSLEDEPENWLEEGNANGTGPYKLQDKTMGDEVILTQNEDYWKGWDGEHFEKVIIKKVSETSSRRQMIESGEADITIELPSEDIEALKSNENVVIDVVPSFTNLIGFFNTQKAPLNDVKVRQALSYAFPYEDVVNYAMGGYASQSYGPVPEGMWGHSKELFQFNHDLDMAKQLLEESGIKEGQIKLLLTYMTGDEAEKKMAELYKAELSKIGIELEIRAMPWESQWEMAMGNNVSDQQDIFVMYWWNDLSTPYSYLYSLYHSEDSTLYNLGYYSNPEFDELIDGAQTKSAVNMAEAERDFVGAQKILLEDVPSIFMYDKNVAWVKSSTLKGHKDNPSYPFVVFFYDLYREK, encoded by the coding sequence ATGAAAAAAAAACTATCCATAATTTTAGCAATTCTTATGCTCCTAACGACAATTACCGCATGCGGTACAAATGGAGATGGAACTTCAAATCAACAGGGCAAAAACGATGAAATGGACGTATTGTATTATGCATATAATTCAATTCCTATTTTAACGTGGGACCCAAGCATTGAATTTTCAAATGGCATTGTAGTATTGAACAACGTATATGAGCAGTTGCTGAGATTTAATGCAGAAACGAAAGAGTATGAAAATGTTCTGGCTACAGACTACAGTAAAAGTGAGGATGGAATGGTATGGACATTTAAACTTAGAGAAGGAGTAACATTCCATGACGGAACTCCATTCAATGCGGAAGCTGTAAAATACTCAATAGAAAGAACAAAGAAAATAGGCCAGGGCGCTGCTTTTATATGGGATCCGGTTAAAGAAATAAAAATTGTTGATGAATACACTGTAGACTTTGTTTTGTCACACCCGGCTCCGATGGATGTTATTACCAGCTGCCCCTATGCATCGTTTATGATGTCGCCTTCACTGGAAGATGAACCGGAAAATTGGCTGGAAGAGGGAAATGCAAATGGAACCGGTCCGTACAAGCTCCAGGACAAAACAATGGGTGACGAGGTTATCCTTACACAAAATGAAGACTATTGGAAAGGCTGGGATGGAGAACACTTTGAAAAAGTTATAATTAAAAAAGTATCTGAAACATCATCGAGAAGGCAGATGATTGAATCAGGAGAGGCAGATATAACTATTGAGCTTCCTTCAGAAGATATTGAAGCATTAAAATCTAACGAAAATGTTGTAATAGATGTTGTGCCTTCATTTACAAATTTAATTGGATTTTTCAATACACAAAAAGCTCCTCTAAACGATGTTAAGGTAAGGCAGGCACTTTCATATGCATTCCCGTATGAGGATGTTGTAAATTATGCAATGGGAGGATATGCTTCGCAGTCCTACGGCCCTGTTCCTGAAGGGATGTGGGGGCATTCAAAAGAACTTTTCCAATTCAATCATGATTTAGACATGGCAAAGCAATTGCTTGAAGAATCTGGTATAAAGGAAGGTCAGATAAAACTGCTTTTGACTTACATGACAGGTGATGAAGCAGAAAAGAAAATGGCTGAATTATATAAAGCGGAATTATCCAAGATTGGTATAGAATTAGAAATAAGAGCGATGCCTTGGGAAAGCCAGTGGGAAATGGCAATGGGAAACAATGTGTCTGATCAGCAGGATATATTTGTAATGTATTGGTGGAATGATTTGTCAACACCATATTCATATTTGTATTCACTTTATCATTCGGAAGACAGCACCTTGTACAATCTGGGATATTACAGCAATCCGGAATTTGATGAATTAATAGACGGGGCTCAGACTAAATCAGCTGTCAATATGGCAGAAGCAGAAAGAGATTTTGTAGGTGCTCAAAAAATACTGCTGGAAGATGTACCTTCAATATTTATGTATGACAAGAACGTTGCATGGGTTAAATCTTCGACATTGAAAGGTCATAAGGATAATCCTTCATATCCATTTGTTGTATTTTTCTATGATCTTTACAGAGAAAAATAA